A part of Paenibacillus sp. 481 genomic DNA contains:
- a CDS encoding DoxX family protein produces the protein MNKVTVVSTLMRVVLGILFLAHGISKLNMGLVNVEAWFSSLGIPGGVAYFVAALEIVGGIMLIVGLFTRYVSALFAIMLTGAIFTAKLSTGLLGNNQMAGYELDLILIITSMYMFVADRSPLSVDHALFGRRSAKK, from the coding sequence ATGAATAAAGTAACAGTGGTATCGACTCTAATGCGTGTGGTGTTAGGAATATTATTTTTAGCCCACGGCATTAGTAAATTGAACATGGGTTTGGTGAATGTCGAAGCTTGGTTTAGTTCCTTGGGTATTCCTGGAGGAGTAGCGTATTTTGTAGCTGCTCTCGAAATTGTTGGTGGGATAATGCTTATTGTAGGGCTCTTTACCCGTTATGTTTCAGCTTTATTTGCAATTATGCTTACAGGCGCGATCTTTACAGCAAAGCTCTCCACCGGTTTGCTTGGCAATAATCAAATGGCAGGTTATGAGTTGGATTTGATTCTTATCATCACATCGATGTATATGTTCGTAGCCGATCGCTCACCTCTCTCAGTCGATCACGCTTTATTTGGAAGAAGAAGTGCTAAAAAATAA
- a CDS encoding helix-turn-helix domain-containing protein → MNIGATIRAIRKRKNISITQICEETGLSQGFMSQVENNKTSPSIATLASIAKTLNVPLAYLLLRQEERMNIVRKAERRITKSGIENLKVEHLSSTKNLQMRLVELPPGALTGDVPHAHEGEEVHFVVKGRIYAEQGEDSAEFEEGDSFSWNACTPHLVRNIGEETAIVLISIYSESEQGKDLM, encoded by the coding sequence ATGAACATCGGCGCTACCATACGGGCCATCCGTAAACGTAAAAACATTTCCATCACTCAAATCTGCGAAGAAACCGGCTTATCGCAAGGCTTCATGAGCCAAGTCGAAAACAACAAAACATCCCCTTCCATCGCCACATTGGCGAGTATTGCTAAAACTTTGAATGTACCTTTGGCTTATTTGCTCCTGCGACAAGAAGAACGAATGAACATCGTCCGCAAAGCAGAACGACGGATCACAAAAAGCGGGATTGAAAATTTAAAAGTGGAGCACTTAAGTTCAACAAAGAACTTACAGATGAGGCTTGTTGAGTTACCTCCCGGCGCTTTAACAGGAGATGTCCCACATGCACATGAGGGAGAAGAAGTTCATTTTGTTGTGAAAGGAAGAATCTATGCAGAACAAGGAGAAGATTCAGCTGAATTTGAGGAAGGCGATTCTTTCAGCTGGAATGCTTGCACACCTCATCTAGTTAGAAACATCGGTGAAGAAACAGCGATTGTTCTCATTTCCATCTACAGTGAGAGCGAGCAAGGTAAAGATTTAATGTAA
- a CDS encoding VOC family protein — translation MNYHREPSTFVSQVNLKVSNLKQSLSFYQEVIGFKILSQTETKAELTADGKTILLTIEQPDDVKPKQKNTTGMYHFALLLPNRSDLASIVRHFAELNIRFGSADHLVSEALYLADPDGNEIEIYIDRNPSVWSWSGGNVAMATDPLNFNDLLTREQESKWSGLPAGTIMGHIHLHVSQLAEAEHFYTQGLGFEVVNRYGAQALFISTGKYHHHIGLNTWAGIGAPPPAPNSVGLESYLLVLPSEEARNHIIAQLKNIGAPVQEENGYYVTEDPSGNRIQLHV, via the coding sequence ATGAATTATCATCGTGAGCCGAGCACTTTTGTAAGCCAAGTAAATCTCAAGGTATCGAACTTGAAGCAATCACTTTCTTTTTATCAAGAGGTCATTGGATTTAAAATTTTGAGCCAAACTGAAACGAAAGCGGAATTAACCGCAGATGGGAAAACAATACTGCTTACAATAGAGCAGCCCGACGATGTTAAACCTAAGCAAAAAAATACGACAGGTATGTATCATTTTGCATTGCTACTGCCTAATCGTTCTGATTTGGCGAGTATTGTGAGACACTTCGCGGAACTGAATATACGTTTTGGATCTGCAGATCATCTTGTGAGTGAAGCCTTGTATTTAGCGGACCCGGATGGTAATGAAATTGAAATTTATATCGACCGTAATCCGTCGGTTTGGAGCTGGAGTGGTGGCAATGTAGCAATGGCGACTGATCCATTAAATTTCAATGATCTTCTCACTCGAGAGCAGGAGAGTAAGTGGAGTGGACTTCCAGCTGGCACGATTATGGGGCATATCCATCTACATGTGTCACAGCTCGCTGAAGCGGAACATTTTTATACGCAAGGGCTCGGCTTTGAGGTTGTTAACCGGTACGGAGCGCAAGCACTCTTTATCTCGACAGGAAAATATCATCATCACATCGGATTAAATACTTGGGCGGGTATTGGTGCTCCACCTCCTGCTCCGAACAGTGTAGGGCTTGAATCGTATTTACTTGTGCTGCCTAGTGAGGAAGCGAGAAATCATATTATAGCTCAGCTGAAAAATATAGGTGCTCCTGTTCAAGAGGAAAATGGTTATTATGTCACTGAGGATCCTTCAGGTAATCGGATTCAACTTCACGTATAA
- a CDS encoding MBL fold metallo-hydrolase — MNKIKVISAIAAITIATGAANLTVSYGDSSNQSKQMSVTGSNIDANEKEFSPVGAKYVNPSSTRLIQSGEKIGNLFNLNAEQPYVLQRLTKNTYWVQVQYYGTTFYVGSKGVMVFDPLEYRSEQVLKAIRQVTKLPITTIVYSHAHADHINGTSEFLKALEAEGQKKPRIVASKATAEKLAYVDSKIPRPTELVAWPKGKFKFENQVLELHGFDRAAHTDDHAAWLMKGEKVLHAPDLLNPDQPSFWNFAGSENFVYLEQNYKDVLKLDWKWLNGGHGNVGEKKDINFHLAFIADLKKAVSDAMVALPYGNYVDSSKGAHTAYLAEWMDAVSVKATDTLRPKYGKLYGFEHSTPANAKMVAFKMYSYQ, encoded by the coding sequence ATGAATAAGATCAAAGTTATTTCTGCTATTGCAGCGATTACAATCGCAACGGGGGCTGCTAATCTAACCGTCTCTTATGGTGATTCAAGCAATCAATCAAAACAGATGTCGGTTACTGGAAGCAATATAGATGCAAATGAGAAAGAATTTTCACCAGTCGGTGCAAAGTACGTAAACCCGTCGAGTACACGATTGATTCAATCAGGTGAGAAAATCGGTAATCTTTTTAATCTAAATGCCGAACAACCATATGTATTACAACGATTAACGAAAAACACGTATTGGGTACAAGTACAATACTACGGGACAACTTTTTACGTAGGTTCAAAGGGAGTTATGGTATTCGATCCGTTAGAATACAGATCTGAACAAGTTCTCAAAGCGATTCGTCAAGTAACGAAGCTGCCAATTACGACAATTGTATACTCCCATGCACATGCAGATCATATTAACGGAACGTCAGAGTTCCTTAAAGCATTAGAAGCAGAAGGACAGAAGAAGCCTCGGATCGTAGCTTCCAAAGCAACGGCAGAGAAGCTTGCATACGTTGATAGTAAAATCCCTCGCCCAACTGAACTCGTGGCTTGGCCGAAGGGCAAGTTTAAATTTGAAAATCAAGTTTTAGAACTGCATGGATTCGATCGGGCTGCACACACAGACGATCATGCGGCTTGGCTCATGAAAGGAGAAAAAGTACTTCATGCGCCAGACTTATTGAATCCAGATCAACCTTCTTTCTGGAATTTTGCAGGCTCTGAGAACTTTGTTTATTTAGAGCAAAATTATAAAGATGTGTTGAAACTAGATTGGAAATGGCTCAACGGCGGACACGGCAACGTGGGTGAGAAAAAAGATATTAACTTCCATCTTGCTTTCATCGCTGATCTGAAAAAAGCAGTCAGTGATGCTATGGTGGCATTGCCTTACGGAAATTACGTGGATTCAAGTAAAGGAGCACATACCGCATACCTAGCGGAATGGATGGATGCAGTGTCTGTAAAAGCAACAGATACACTTCGCCCGAAATATGGCAAGCTATATGGTTTCGAACATTCTACACCTGCTAATGCAAAGATGGTTGCATTTAAAATGTATTCTTATCAATAA
- a CDS encoding NADH-dependent flavin oxidoreductase codes for MSKRYERLFQNFTFNSGVQVRNRLMMAPMTTFSADQHDYVSVEELDYYRLRANGVGTVITACAYVAKSGKGFDGQMAIDHDGTIDGLTRLAKVIHEGGAKAVVQLYHGGRLAVPRLVPNQETWSASHVAPLLDRGFYSIDQAPKALSHEEVLQIVHDFGEATRRAIVAGFDGIELHGASGYLLQQFVSPHSNRRQDNWGGSEAKRLNFSLAIIEEVKRVIAEYATKPFLIGYRFSPEEPETPGITMKETFGLVEALIEHQLDYVHLASTDAWAKPRRGVTSERSRMELLAERINNRVPLIGVGSIHSADDALAVLEQANVPFVAIGRALVVDPQWVEKVHAGNESLITHILKTTVQKEKCIPTPLWQLILSHEGWFPVEKEK; via the coding sequence ATGAGCAAGCGATATGAACGGTTATTTCAAAATTTCACATTTAATAGTGGCGTGCAAGTTAGAAATCGACTCATGATGGCTCCAATGACCACTTTTTCCGCAGATCAACATGATTATGTATCAGTAGAAGAGCTTGATTATTATCGTTTGCGTGCGAATGGTGTTGGAACAGTCATTACAGCCTGTGCTTATGTCGCAAAAAGTGGTAAAGGCTTTGACGGGCAAATGGCGATTGATCATGACGGGACAATTGATGGGCTTACTCGACTTGCAAAAGTGATTCATGAAGGTGGCGCTAAAGCGGTAGTGCAGCTCTACCATGGGGGAAGACTTGCAGTGCCTCGTTTAGTTCCAAATCAAGAAACGTGGAGTGCTAGCCATGTAGCGCCACTTCTTGATCGTGGTTTTTATAGTATCGACCAAGCACCTAAAGCGTTATCTCATGAAGAAGTGTTACAAATCGTCCATGATTTTGGAGAAGCAACACGACGCGCGATTGTCGCAGGCTTTGATGGAATTGAGCTCCACGGTGCGAGTGGCTATTTACTTCAACAATTTGTTTCACCGCATTCGAATCGTAGACAGGATAACTGGGGTGGGTCTGAAGCGAAGCGATTAAATTTCTCGTTAGCGATCATTGAAGAAGTGAAACGTGTGATTGCGGAGTATGCGACAAAACCATTTTTAATTGGTTATCGTTTTTCACCGGAAGAGCCGGAGACACCTGGTATCACGATGAAAGAAACGTTTGGACTCGTGGAGGCGCTCATTGAACATCAACTCGATTATGTACATTTGGCGTCAACAGATGCTTGGGCAAAACCACGGCGTGGTGTAACGAGTGAAAGATCACGCATGGAACTTTTAGCTGAAAGGATTAATAATCGTGTGCCGCTTATCGGGGTAGGTTCAATTCATTCAGCGGATGATGCGCTAGCGGTGCTAGAGCAAGCGAATGTGCCCTTTGTAGCAATTGGACGGGCTCTAGTTGTTGATCCTCAGTGGGTTGAGAAAGTACATGCAGGTAATGAATCTCTTATTACGCATATTTTAAAAACAACCGTTCAGAAAGAGAAATGTATACCTACCCCTCTATGGCAATTAATTTTATCGCATGAAGGTTGGTTTCCTGTGGAAAAAGAAAAGTGA
- a CDS encoding NADPH-dependent FMN reductase, whose product MKIVAIVGSIREKSLNLQLAQHIQKRYAETFELEILSLRDLPMYNQDIELDAPQAVIDFKAKVNAADAVLWVTPEYNSTIPGVLGNAIDWMSRVDKVMHGKPSIMMGASMGAMGTVKAQMHLRDILFASGLNSPLLPMNEVYVGSAHEKFDSEGHLTDEATISFLDTVIVNFMQWMKQFK is encoded by the coding sequence ATGAAAATAGTAGCAATCGTAGGAAGTATCCGTGAAAAATCATTGAATTTGCAGTTAGCACAACATATACAAAAGCGTTATGCAGAAACATTTGAACTAGAAATCTTGAGCTTACGTGATTTACCAATGTATAACCAAGACATCGAGCTTGATGCACCGCAAGCTGTGATAGATTTCAAAGCAAAAGTAAATGCAGCAGACGCCGTGCTTTGGGTTACACCAGAATATAACTCAACAATTCCAGGCGTTTTAGGCAATGCTATTGACTGGATGAGTCGGGTGGATAAAGTCATGCACGGCAAACCATCTATCATGATGGGTGCGTCAATGGGTGCAATGGGTACAGTTAAAGCGCAAATGCATTTACGAGACATCTTATTTGCCAGTGGTCTGAACTCACCATTGTTGCCAATGAATGAAGTCTATGTTGGTTCTGCACACGAAAAATTCGACTCAGAAGGCCATTTAACGGATGAAGCGACGATTTCTTTTCTAGATACTGTAATTGTTAACTTTATGCAATGGATGAAACAATTTAAGTAA
- a CDS encoding LLM class flavin-dependent oxidoreductase, giving the protein MQLNVSSENSGIEMGIYTLADLGEDPNIGQRISSRQRIKEIIEAAKFADEAGLDVFGVGEHHRLDYAVSSPAVVLAAIAQQTKTIKLTSATTVLSTVDPVRLFEDFSTLDLLSDGRAEIIAGRGAFIESFSLFGYDINDYDALFSEHLDLLLQLNANETLTWNGRFRSSLHNAEIAPRPVQSKLPVWVGVGGTPESAIRAGKMGVGMALAILGGDPKRFMPLVDIYRKSGAEAGYSPEALNVSVTGHTYIAKTTQQAKKEFYPYYSNYWSYVNRQRGMGNRNISIEEFEYMTSPDTALFVGSPQQIVEKILSQYEMFGHKRFIAQLDIGGLPFDKVMKNIELLASEVVPIVRKVTSKS; this is encoded by the coding sequence ATGCAATTAAATGTAAGTTCTGAAAATTCGGGAATCGAAATGGGTATATATACGCTTGCTGATCTAGGTGAGGATCCTAATATTGGGCAGAGGATTAGTTCTAGGCAGCGCATAAAGGAAATCATTGAAGCAGCTAAATTCGCTGATGAAGCGGGACTTGATGTGTTTGGCGTGGGTGAACATCATCGATTGGACTATGCGGTATCGTCACCGGCGGTTGTTTTAGCAGCGATTGCCCAGCAAACTAAGACAATCAAACTAACGAGTGCAACTACGGTGCTAAGTACAGTTGACCCGGTTCGGCTGTTCGAGGATTTTTCTACTTTGGATTTACTTTCGGATGGACGAGCTGAAATCATTGCTGGTAGAGGGGCTTTCATAGAATCATTTTCATTATTCGGCTATGACATTAATGACTATGATGCTCTGTTTTCAGAACACTTAGATTTACTCCTACAATTAAACGCTAATGAGACGCTCACATGGAACGGTCGCTTCCGCTCTTCTTTGCATAATGCTGAGATTGCACCTCGTCCTGTTCAAAGTAAATTGCCTGTCTGGGTGGGTGTTGGCGGCACACCTGAAAGCGCAATTCGCGCTGGGAAAATGGGAGTTGGCATGGCACTCGCTATTTTAGGCGGTGATCCAAAACGCTTTATGCCATTAGTTGATATTTATCGCAAGTCCGGAGCTGAAGCAGGTTATTCTCCGGAAGCCCTTAACGTTAGTGTCACAGGACACACCTATATTGCCAAGACAACGCAACAAGCAAAAAAAGAATTTTATCCTTATTATTCTAATTATTGGTCTTATGTGAATAGACAACGCGGAATGGGTAATAGGAATATTTCTATTGAAGAATTTGAATATATGACAAGCCCTGATACGGCTTTGTTTGTTGGCAGCCCGCAGCAAATTGTTGAGAAGATCTTAAGCCAATACGAGATGTTTGGTCATAAACGCTTTATTGCTCAGCTTGATATCGGCGGTTTACCATTTGATAAAGTGATGAAAAATATTGAACTACTCGCTTCTGAAGTAGTTCCTATCGTTCGAAAAGTCACTAGTAAATCATAA